The following are from one region of the Dehalococcoidia bacterium genome:
- a CDS encoding VOC family protein produces MNATQTHTGVRRVTAYLCAKGAAEAIQFYTRAFGATERYRLEMPDGRIGHAEIVIGDTLLMLSDEAPELGVFSPRSLGGNSTSFVFDVDDADAAFQRALDAGATVERPLQDEPYGRGGWVVDPFGHRWSIMTPNPDFEPVQMK; encoded by the coding sequence ATGAACGCGACGCAAACGCACACCGGCGTGCGCCGGGTGACGGCTTATCTCTGCGCCAAGGGCGCGGCCGAGGCAATTCAGTTCTACACGCGGGCCTTCGGCGCCACGGAACGGTACCGGCTGGAGATGCCGGACGGACGCATCGGCCACGCCGAGATCGTGATCGGCGACACGCTGCTGATGCTTTCCGACGAGGCGCCGGAGCTTGGCGTTTTCAGTCCGCGCAGCCTGGGCGGCAACTCGACCTCGTTCGTGTTCGACGTGGACGACGCCGACGCGGCCTTCCAGCGGGCGCTGGACGCGGGCGCGACGGTCGAGCGTCCGCTCCAAGATGAGCCCTACGGCCGCGGCGGCTGGGTGGTCGATCCGTTCGGCCACCGCTGGAGCATCATGACGCCCAACCCGGACTTCGAGCCGGTACAGATGAAGTAA
- a CDS encoding tetratricopeptide repeat protein — protein MALHTGEADLREGDYYGSAVNRCARIRGAGHGGQVLLSEATAQLVREALPPGASLRELGRHRLRDLSEPERIFQLDATGLPNAFPPLKTLDAHIHNLPLQLTSFIGREGELAALVVLLDQHRLVTLTGPGGTGKTRLALQVAAELLDAFPDGVFFVDLAPLHEPTLVPPAVAQVLGVQSLPEVPARESVVRFLRDKRLLLVLDNYEHLLPAAEFVGALLQAIPTVSVLVTSRAPLRISGEWEDPVAPLPLPDADQASLAALQPNPAVGLFVQRAQALRPAFALSAENAASVAAICTRLDGLPLAIELAATRVRVLPPAALLSRLDQRLPVLTGGVRTLPARQQTLRATIAWSYALLAPAEQVLFRRLGVFVGGFELSAAETVGADEDGRGTDVLEGIATLAEHSLIQARPAVEGEPRFAMLETIREFALEQLVASGEEAAVRGRHARAMLTLAESSEQGMMGRGRTAWLARLGADRDNLWAALRWLRDQGEIEPALNLVGALVFWFQFDARREDLREIEALMALPAAAGHTAARARALLTAGMVALPFDLFQTAAARCAESAAIWRELGDSRRCALAQIRHSTALSRIDPAAARMLAGESVAFLRSGHDQWSLGVALIALAVALQAEGDPEAARPLFEEALAIFNELGDPWAPTRPLYFLALIAFERGDMAEALTLAERSAAASRASGIASRASGMRLFLPNGLELAGRAALQQGDLQRAEEYLAAALRLFWERRMPGGTVSVLHAFGLCAAAHGDLQAAVRLIGAAAVLEEANETSVQPQYKTDTERTLLAARADLGDAAFEQAWQEGRGLSESQAVAEALALAVEPRQGAHSATT, from the coding sequence ATGGCGCTGCACACCGGCGAGGCCGACCTCAGAGAGGGCGACTACTACGGCAGCGCCGTGAACCGCTGTGCCCGCATTCGCGGCGCCGGCCACGGCGGCCAGGTCTTGCTCTCCGAGGCGACAGCCCAGCTCGTGCGGGAGGCGCTGCCGCCCGGCGCGAGCCTGCGCGAGCTGGGCCGCCACCGCCTGCGCGACCTCAGCGAGCCGGAGCGGATCTTCCAGCTCGACGCCACCGGCTTGCCCAACGCCTTCCCGCCGCTGAAGACACTGGACGCCCACATTCACAACCTGCCGCTCCAGCTCACCAGTTTCATCGGGCGCGAAGGTGAACTGGCTGCGCTTGTGGTGCTGCTCGATCAGCACCGGCTGGTCACCCTGACCGGCCCCGGCGGCACCGGCAAGACGCGCCTGGCGTTGCAGGTGGCGGCCGAGCTGCTGGATGCCTTCCCCGACGGCGTCTTCTTCGTCGACCTGGCGCCGCTGCACGAGCCGACGCTCGTGCCCCCCGCGGTCGCGCAGGTCCTCGGGGTGCAGAGCCTGCCGGAGGTGCCGGCCCGCGAGAGTGTCGTGCGCTTCCTGCGCGACAAGCGGCTGCTGCTCGTGTTGGACAACTACGAGCATCTGCTCCCCGCCGCGGAGTTTGTCGGCGCGCTGCTGCAGGCAATCCCTACGGTGTCCGTGCTGGTGACGAGCCGGGCGCCGCTGCGCATCTCCGGTGAATGGGAGGATCCGGTCGCCCCCTTGCCGCTGCCCGACGCCGACCAGGCGTCGCTGGCGGCCCTGCAGCCGAACCCGGCGGTCGGCCTGTTCGTGCAGCGCGCCCAGGCGCTGCGGCCCGCCTTCGCGCTGAGCGCGGAGAACGCCGCCAGCGTGGCGGCTATCTGCACCCGGCTGGACGGCCTGCCGCTGGCGATCGAGCTGGCGGCCACGCGGGTACGGGTGTTGCCGCCGGCCGCGCTGCTTTCGCGGCTGGACCAGCGCTTGCCGGTGCTGACCGGCGGAGTCCGTACGCTGCCGGCGCGGCAGCAGACGCTGCGCGCCACCATCGCCTGGAGCTATGCCCTGCTTGCGCCCGCCGAACAGGTGCTCTTCCGCCGACTCGGCGTGTTCGTCGGTGGTTTCGAGTTGAGCGCGGCGGAGACGGTTGGCGCAGACGAGGACGGCAGGGGTACGGATGTGCTGGAGGGGATCGCGACGCTGGCGGAGCATAGCCTGATCCAGGCACGGCCGGCGGTGGAAGGCGAGCCACGCTTCGCGATGTTGGAGACGATTCGTGAGTTCGCGCTGGAACAGCTGGTGGCGAGCGGTGAGGAGGCGGCGGTGCGTGGCCGCCATGCGCGGGCGATGCTGACGCTGGCTGAGTCCTCGGAGCAGGGGATGATGGGGCGGGGGCGCACCGCGTGGTTGGCGCGGCTGGGGGCCGACCGCGACAACCTGTGGGCGGCGCTGCGCTGGCTGCGCGATCAAGGCGAGATCGAGCCGGCGCTGAACCTCGTCGGCGCTCTGGTGTTCTGGTTCCAGTTCGACGCCAGGCGAGAGGATCTGCGCGAGATTGAGGCGTTGATGGCCCTGCCGGCCGCCGCCGGACACACCGCGGCGCGCGCCCGCGCGCTGCTCACCGCGGGCATGGTCGCCCTCCCGTTTGACTTATTCCAAACCGCTGCCGCTCGGTGCGCCGAGAGCGCGGCCATTTGGCGCGAGTTGGGAGACAGCCGGCGGTGCGCTCTTGCCCAGATACGTCACTCGACTGCACTGAGCCGCATCGATCCGGCTGCCGCCCGCATGCTGGCCGGAGAGAGCGTTGCTTTCCTGCGTTCCGGCCACGACCAATGGAGCCTTGGTGTCGCGCTGATTGCGCTGGCGGTGGCCCTGCAGGCTGAGGGTGACCCGGAGGCCGCCAGACCATTGTTCGAGGAAGCCCTCGCGATCTTCAACGAGCTCGGCGATCCGTGGGCGCCGACCCGGCCTCTCTATTTCCTTGCGCTGATCGCCTTCGAGCGCGGCGACATGGCGGAGGCGCTGACGCTGGCGGAACGATCGGCAGCAGCGAGTCGGGCGTCGGGTATAGCGAGCCGGGCATCGGGTATGCGCCTCTTCCTGCCGAACGGGCTCGAGCTGGCGGGGCGCGCTGCCCTGCAGCAGGGCGACCTGCAGCGGGCGGAGGAATATCTGGCCGCTGCACTGCGGCTGTTCTGGGAGCGCCGCATGCCCGGGGGTACGGTGTCGGTACTCCACGCGTTCGGGCTTTGTGCTGCCGCGCACGGCGATCTCCAGGCGGCAGTGCGGCTCATCGGCGCCGCCGCGGTGCTGGAGGAGGCAAACGAGACGTCGGTTCAACCCCAGTACAAAACAGACACCGAGCGGACGTTGCTGGCGGCCCGAGCGGATCTGGGCGACGCCGCATTTGAGCAGGCATGGCAAGAGGGTCGTGGGCTGAGCGAGAGCCAGGCCGTGGCCGAGGCGCTGGCGCTGGCCGTGGAGCCCCGGCAAGGCGCCCACTCCGCGACCACCTGA
- a CDS encoding GNAT family N-acetyltransferase, producing MERGPGGEATPLTLRPCRIEDIPAVLALWQRAGAVPRPTDHAAALRLRLERDAELFLLALDGDRLAGSLLGGWDGWRGNMYRLAVDPDYRRTGVARRLVLAVESALRAKGAERITSLVFEAEPGAAAFWRNAGYAPDPATRRYAKDLPQRTDPT from the coding sequence ATGGAGAGGGGGCCAGGGGGTGAGGCCACGCCGCTCACGCTGCGCCCCTGCCGCATCGAGGACATCCCGGCCGTGCTCGCGCTCTGGCAGCGCGCCGGCGCCGTGCCGCGGCCCACCGACCATGCAGCGGCCCTGCGGCTGCGGCTGGAGCGCGACGCCGAGCTGTTCCTGCTGGCCCTGGACGGCGATCGGCTGGCCGGCAGCCTGCTGGGCGGCTGGGACGGCTGGCGCGGCAATATGTACCGCCTCGCCGTCGATCCGGACTACCGGCGCACGGGCGTCGCGCGCCGGCTGGTGCTGGCCGTCGAGTCGGCGCTGCGGGCAAAGGGCGCCGAGCGCATCACCAGCCTCGTCTTCGAAGCCGAGCCGGGCGCCGCCGCGTTCTGGCGCAACGCCGGCTACGCGCCCGACCCGGCCACCCGCCGCTACGCCAAAGATCTGCCGCAACGCACTGACCCGACCTGA
- a CDS encoding adenylate/guanylate cyclase domain-containing protein: MAELPTGTITFLFTDVEGSTRLWEQHPQTMRGVMARHDALLTEIFARHDGVVVRPRGEGDSLFAVFVRASAAVAAALAGQGRFRPRTGGRSGRCGCAWRCTPARPTSERATTTAAP, translated from the coding sequence ATGGCCGAGCTGCCCACCGGCACGATCACGTTTCTGTTTACCGACGTCGAGGGCTCGACGCGGCTGTGGGAGCAGCATCCTCAAACGATGCGCGGCGTGATGGCCCGCCACGACGCCCTGCTCACCGAGATCTTCGCGCGGCACGACGGCGTGGTGGTACGCCCGCGCGGCGAGGGCGACTCGCTGTTCGCCGTGTTCGTGCGCGCCTCGGCTGCCGTGGCCGCGGCGCTGGCGGGGCAGGGGCGCTTCAGGCCGAGGACTGGGGGGCGGTCGGGCCGCTGCGGGTGCGCATGGCGCTGCACACCGGCGAGGCCGACCTCAGAGAGGGCGACTACTACGGCAGCGCCGTGA
- a CDS encoding Uma2 family endonuclease, translating to MHDGSEPEPNLLLLRHRDDVYEDALPGPADVLLVEVADSSLAIDRDQKLPRYAAAGTVEVWIGDLQGDGLLVYREPKTWFQNRRSRSIASLQAGTRAGFETICKDGRYTKTELVEGGTLSPLAFPQLVLALDDVLGPRD from the coding sequence ATGCACGACGGCTCGGAGCCGGAGCCCAACCTGCTGCTGTTGCGCCATCGTGATGACGTCTACGAGGATGCTCTGCCGGGCCCGGCGGATGTGCTGCTGGTCGAAGTCGCGGACAGCTCGCTGGCGATCGACCGCGATCAGAAGCTGCCGCGCTACGCCGCCGCCGGTACCGTCGAGGTCTGGATCGGGGATCTGCAGGGCGATGGGCTGCTCGTCTACCGCGAGCCTAAGACATGGTTTCAAAACCGGCGTTCACGTTCGATCGCATCTCTGCAAGCGGGAACCCGAGCCGGTTTTGAAACCATCTGTAAGGATGGGCGCTACACGAAGACTGAGCTCGTTGAAGGCGGCACGCTCTCGCCCCTCGCCTTTCCCCAGCTCGTGCTCGCGCTTGACGACGTGCTCGGCCCGCGCGACTGA
- a CDS encoding MmcQ/YjbR family DNA-binding protein, producing MPIEPLAELRTICLALPEATEKLTWEETPTFRVREKIFAMQAGGDGRPSLWCKAPPGAQQILVGADPTRFFVPPYVGRNGWIGVHLDVGPDWEEIAGFVLESYRMTAPRRLTKLLPAPSA from the coding sequence ATGCCGATCGAACCGCTGGCCGAGCTGCGCACGATCTGCCTCGCCCTGCCCGAGGCGACGGAGAAACTGACCTGGGAAGAGACGCCGACGTTCCGCGTGCGGGAGAAGATCTTCGCCATGCAGGCCGGCGGCGACGGTCGCCCCTCGCTCTGGTGCAAGGCGCCGCCCGGCGCACAGCAGATCCTCGTCGGCGCCGATCCGACACGCTTCTTCGTGCCGCCGTACGTCGGGCGCAACGGCTGGATCGGCGTGCACCTGGACGTAGGGCCGGACTGGGAGGAGATCGCCGGCTTCGTGCTTGAAAGCTACCGCATGACCGCGCCCAGGCGGCTGACAAAGCTGCTTCCAGCCCCGTCGGCCTGA
- the ligA gene encoding NAD-dependent DNA ligase LigA, whose product MTSDERDERDYQAAKQRVEELRALIANANYRYFVLDEPEVADAQYDAWMRELRELEARFPDLIAPDSPTQRVSGEPSEKFAEVIHRVPMLSLGNAFSADELRAWYRRACERADEEPLELVCELKIDGLAVALVYEHGELMQGATRGNGVQGENVTANLKTIRSVPHRVPDGPPRFEARGEAYMTRSGFERLNEQRAAAGERLFANPRNAAAGSVRQIDPRITASRPLSTFIYQLGWVDGAEPPDTQWQALNLFKQLGFRTNPNIRLVPDIEAAIAFTEEWGPKRETLDYDIDGIVIKVNSLEVQRRLGFVGRDPRWAIAFKYPAVEATTKLLDIGLNVGRTGTLNPYAILDPVQLGGVTVGLATLHNEEDIRRKDIRIGDTVIVRRAGEVIPQVVGPVASLRTGSEAPWSMPETCPVCGTPVARPEGEAMVYCPNRACPAQSFRLLTHFVSRGAMDIQGIGEALAQALLTAGLVSDPGDLYALQKEQLAALERMGEKSAQNVLDQLEASKQRPFGAVLFALGIRHVGEENAKLIAAHFGTIDAVIAATEAELTAVPGVGPRIAQSIEEFFQDEQNRAVVEKLRSAGVRLAEEPREQREGPLSGTQWVITGSLNGLGISQAEAEQQLERLGATIGQSVTRKTFVLVVGEKPGSKLQKAQQYGIRTIDTRQLARVLESGTLPE is encoded by the coding sequence ATGACCAGCGACGAGCGGGACGAACGGGACTATCAAGCGGCCAAACAGCGCGTCGAGGAGCTGCGCGCGCTGATCGCCAACGCCAACTACCGCTACTTCGTGCTCGACGAACCGGAGGTCGCCGACGCGCAGTACGACGCCTGGATGCGCGAGCTGCGCGAGCTCGAAGCGCGCTTCCCCGACCTGATCGCCCCGGATTCGCCCACGCAGCGCGTCAGCGGTGAGCCTTCGGAGAAGTTCGCCGAGGTTATCCACCGCGTGCCGATGCTCAGCCTTGGCAACGCCTTCAGCGCCGACGAACTGCGCGCCTGGTATCGCCGCGCCTGCGAGCGGGCGGACGAGGAGCCGCTGGAGCTGGTCTGCGAGCTGAAGATCGACGGCCTTGCCGTGGCGCTCGTCTACGAGCACGGCGAGCTGATGCAGGGCGCCACGCGCGGCAACGGCGTGCAGGGCGAGAACGTGACCGCCAATCTCAAGACGATTCGCAGCGTGCCGCACCGCGTGCCCGACGGGCCGCCGCGCTTTGAAGCGCGCGGCGAAGCCTACATGACGCGCAGCGGCTTCGAGCGGCTAAACGAGCAGCGCGCCGCGGCCGGCGAACGGCTCTTCGCCAACCCGCGCAACGCCGCGGCTGGTTCCGTGCGCCAGATCGACCCCAGGATCACCGCCTCGCGCCCGCTCAGCACCTTCATCTATCAGCTGGGCTGGGTGGATGGCGCCGAGCCGCCGGACACGCAGTGGCAGGCGCTGAATCTGTTCAAGCAACTCGGCTTCCGCACCAACCCCAATATCCGCCTGGTGCCAGACATTGAGGCCGCGATCGCCTTCACCGAAGAGTGGGGGCCGAAGCGCGAGACGCTCGACTATGACATCGACGGCATCGTGATCAAGGTCAACAGCCTCGAAGTGCAGCGGCGGCTCGGCTTCGTCGGCCGCGACCCGCGCTGGGCGATCGCCTTCAAGTATCCCGCCGTCGAGGCGACGACGAAGCTGCTCGACATCGGCCTCAACGTCGGCCGCACGGGCACGCTCAACCCCTACGCCATCCTCGACCCGGTGCAGCTCGGCGGTGTCACCGTCGGCCTCGCCACGCTACACAACGAAGAGGATATCCGCCGCAAGGACATCCGCATCGGCGACACCGTGATCGTACGGCGGGCCGGCGAGGTCATCCCGCAGGTGGTCGGACCCGTCGCCTCCCTGCGCACGGGCTCGGAAGCACCCTGGTCGATGCCCGAGACCTGCCCCGTCTGCGGCACGCCGGTGGCGCGGCCGGAGGGCGAGGCGATGGTCTACTGTCCCAACCGCGCCTGCCCGGCGCAGTCGTTCCGACTGCTCACCCACTTCGTCAGCCGCGGGGCGATGGACATCCAGGGCATCGGCGAGGCGCTGGCGCAGGCTCTCTTGACCGCCGGCCTCGTCTCCGACCCGGGCGATCTCTACGCCCTGCAGAAGGAGCAACTGGCGGCGCTGGAGCGCATGGGCGAGAAGAGCGCGCAGAACGTGCTCGACCAACTCGAGGCGAGCAAGCAGCGGCCCTTCGGCGCCGTGCTCTTCGCGCTTGGCATTCGCCATGTGGGCGAGGAGAACGCCAAGCTGATCGCCGCGCATTTCGGCACCATCGACGCCGTCATCGCCGCGACGGAGGCCGAGTTGACGGCCGTGCCCGGCGTGGGGCCGCGCATCGCGCAGAGCATCGAGGAGTTTTTCCAGGACGAGCAGAACCGCGCCGTCGTCGAGAAGCTGCGCTCCGCCGGCGTGCGCCTGGCCGAGGAGCCGCGCGAGCAGCGGGAAGGCCCGCTCAGCGGCACACAGTGGGTGATCACCGGCTCGCTCAACGGTCTCGGCATCTCGCAGGCCGAGGCCGAGCAGCAGCTCGAACGGCTCGGCGCCACGATCGGCCAGAGCGTCACGCGCAAGACCTTCGTACTCGTCGTCGGTGAAAAGCCGGGCTCCAAGCTGCAGAAGGCGCAGCAGTACGGCATCCGCACGATCGATACGCGGCAACTCGCGCGGGTGCTGGAGTCGGGAACGCTGCCCGAATAA
- a CDS encoding DUF362 domain-containing protein: MQAQTQPREGTGSRPLAGRVAVLYTSAHTVLPDIARLMELAGVREALDPAAPTALKVNISWQRYYPACSTSPWQLDGAIRGLRGAGYRDLVAVQNGTVVVDSHEGERRNKHLGVLRRQCVPSVHVTDAGTKRVRYAPKAELLALDRIFPDGIEIPEILFGKNVVHLPTLKTHVFTTITGAMKNGFGGLLDNNRHWAHAQIHETLVDLLAIQQEIHAGVFAVMDGTIAGDGPGPRAMRPHVKNLLIAGSDLVAVDAVSAKLQGFAPLSLPFIRLAHERGLGVGDPEQIEIVGLDISGIDFGFSRSEDTFASRGQKLIYWGPLKRFEHALLRSRIAPWSFVASNLYHNGFWYPFIGRRRATQMRDTEWGRLFRRYR, from the coding sequence ATGCAAGCGCAGACCCAGCCGCGCGAGGGCACCGGGTCACGGCCGCTGGCCGGCCGTGTCGCCGTGCTCTACACCAGCGCCCACACCGTGCTGCCCGACATCGCCCGGCTGATGGAACTGGCCGGCGTGCGCGAGGCGCTTGACCCCGCCGCGCCCACCGCGCTCAAGGTCAACATCTCCTGGCAGCGCTACTATCCCGCCTGCTCCACCAGCCCGTGGCAGCTCGACGGCGCGATCCGCGGCCTGCGCGGCGCCGGCTACCGCGACCTCGTCGCTGTGCAGAACGGCACCGTCGTGGTCGATTCGCACGAGGGCGAGCGGCGCAACAAGCACCTCGGCGTCTTGCGGCGCCAGTGCGTGCCCAGCGTGCACGTCACCGACGCCGGCACGAAGCGGGTGCGCTACGCGCCGAAGGCCGAGCTCCTGGCGCTGGACCGCATCTTCCCCGACGGCATCGAGATTCCCGAAATCCTGTTCGGCAAGAACGTCGTGCATCTGCCCACGCTGAAGACACACGTCTTCACCACGATCACCGGTGCGATGAAGAACGGCTTCGGTGGGCTGCTGGACAACAACCGCCACTGGGCGCACGCGCAGATCCACGAGACGCTGGTCGACCTGCTGGCGATTCAGCAGGAGATCCACGCCGGCGTCTTCGCGGTGATGGACGGCACGATCGCCGGCGACGGCCCCGGCCCCCGCGCCATGCGCCCGCACGTCAAGAACCTGCTGATCGCCGGCAGCGACCTGGTCGCCGTCGATGCCGTGTCGGCGAAGCTGCAGGGCTTCGCGCCGCTCTCGTTGCCCTTCATCCGCCTGGCGCACGAGCGCGGCCTCGGCGTGGGCGACCCCGAGCAGATCGAGATCGTCGGCCTCGACATCAGCGGCATCGACTTCGGCTTCAGCCGCAGCGAAGACACCTTCGCCAGCCGCGGCCAGAAGCTGATCTACTGGGGTCCGCTCAAGCGCTTCGAGCACGCGCTGCTGCGCTCGCGCATTGCGCCGTGGTCGTTCGTCGCCTCGAACCTCTACCACAACGGCTTCTGGTACCCGTTCATCGGCCGCCGCCGGGCCACCCAAATGCGCGATACCGAATGGGGCCGCCTCTTCCGCCGCTACCGCTGA
- the cysS gene encoding cysteine--tRNA ligase, with protein sequence MQIYDTLSAGTVTIAPETPVTIYVCGITPYDVGHLGHAFVAVTFDTLRRYLEFRGHAVTHVQNITDVDDDIIRRARELEEPTTKVVDENVALYDCDMRAINVRPPTYNPKATEEIAYMIAMGQKLVAEGTAYVVDGHVFFRAAAFPRFGRLSGRTGEALISDTEPERLHALKHDRRDFTLWQRSLPGEPHWSSPWGEGRPGWHIECSAMALRYLGESVTVHGGGHDLVFPHHECEIAQSEAFLGVSPVVRAWAHVGMVRLAGEKMSKSLKNLIQVSDLLETYSSDAIRLYLLSTHYRESPDYDEAELRRASELATRLARAAGPQPGAKGEAIKAGGAGGPFTERFFALMDDDLNTPAVLALLAEMAGAIEQARADGREAEALQRDLREFGGVLGLHLGEGRGA encoded by the coding sequence ATGCAGATCTACGACACGCTCAGCGCCGGCACGGTCACGATCGCGCCGGAGACGCCCGTCACCATCTACGTCTGCGGCATCACGCCCTACGACGTCGGGCATCTCGGCCACGCCTTCGTCGCCGTCACCTTCGACACGCTGCGCCGCTATCTCGAGTTCCGCGGCCACGCGGTGACGCACGTGCAGAACATCACCGACGTGGACGACGACATTATCCGCCGCGCCCGCGAGCTGGAGGAGCCGACGACGAAGGTCGTGGACGAGAACGTGGCGCTCTACGACTGCGACATGCGCGCGATCAACGTGCGCCCGCCGACCTACAACCCGAAGGCGACGGAAGAGATCGCCTACATGATCGCCATGGGGCAGAAGCTGGTGGCCGAGGGCACAGCGTACGTCGTGGACGGCCACGTCTTCTTCCGCGCCGCCGCCTTCCCGCGCTTCGGCCGGCTCAGCGGCCGCACGGGCGAGGCGCTGATCTCCGATACGGAGCCGGAGCGGCTGCACGCGCTCAAGCACGACCGCCGCGACTTCACTCTCTGGCAGCGCAGCCTGCCCGGCGAGCCGCATTGGAGCAGCCCCTGGGGTGAGGGCCGCCCCGGCTGGCACATCGAGTGCAGCGCCATGGCCCTGCGCTACCTGGGCGAAAGTGTGACCGTGCACGGCGGCGGGCACGACCTCGTCTTCCCGCACCACGAGTGCGAGATCGCCCAGTCGGAGGCATTCTTGGGCGTGTCGCCGGTGGTGCGGGCCTGGGCGCACGTCGGCATGGTGCGGCTGGCGGGCGAGAAGATGAGCAAGTCGCTCAAGAACCTGATCCAGGTGTCCGACCTGCTCGAAACCTACTCCAGCGACGCGATCCGCCTCTACCTGCTGAGTACGCACTACCGCGAGTCGCCGGACTACGACGAGGCGGAGCTGCGCCGCGCTTCCGAACTGGCCACCCGCCTCGCCCGCGCCGCCGGTCCCCAGCCGGGCGCGAAGGGCGAGGCGATCAAGGCGGGCGGCGCCGGTGGGCCGTTCACCGAGCGCTTCTTCGCGCTGATGGACGACGACCTCAACACGCCGGCGGTGCTTGCCCTGCTGGCGGAGATGGCCGGCGCAATCGAGCAGGCCCGCGCCGACGGCCGCGAGGCTGAGGCGCTGCAGCGCGACCTGCGCGAGTTCGGCGGCGTGCTCGGCCTGCACCTGGGCGAAGGGCGAGGGGCGTAG
- a CDS encoding rod shape-determining protein codes for MAFNPLSTLFGLFSHDVGIDLGTANTLVMVKGKGIVIDEPSVVAIDRGTKRILAIGAEAKRMVGRTPANIVAVRPLKDGVISDFEVTEKMLQHFIRSVHERFGFGFPRPRVVVGIPSGVTEVEKRAVHDAALNAGARAAYLIEEPMAAAIGAGLPIMEASGTMIVDIGGGTTEVAVIALGGIVVSTSIRTAGDEMDQDIIAYARQVHNLLIGERTAEDIKVHAGSAYPLEPEVQVQIRGRDLATGLPKSVDVSSVEIRDALSGSINAIVDAVRSTIEITPPELIADLMAHGIALAGGGALLRGLDRRLSQETRFPVYVAEDPLTCVVRGTGDVLEETAMLAKVQARLAQRRPPR; via the coding sequence TTGGCTTTTAACCCCCTGTCGACGCTCTTCGGGCTGTTCTCGCACGATGTCGGCATCGACCTGGGTACTGCAAATACGCTCGTAATGGTGAAGGGGAAAGGCATCGTTATCGACGAACCGTCGGTCGTGGCCATCGACCGGGGCACGAAGCGGATTCTGGCGATCGGCGCCGAGGCGAAACGCATGGTGGGCCGCACGCCCGCCAACATCGTCGCCGTGCGGCCGCTCAAGGACGGCGTGATCTCGGACTTCGAGGTCACGGAGAAGATGCTGCAGCACTTCATCCGCTCCGTGCATGAGCGCTTCGGCTTTGGCTTCCCCCGCCCGCGCGTGGTCGTCGGCATTCCGAGCGGCGTGACCGAGGTCGAGAAGCGCGCCGTGCATGATGCCGCCTTGAACGCAGGCGCCCGCGCGGCCTATCTGATCGAGGAACCGATGGCGGCGGCGATCGGCGCCGGCCTGCCGATCATGGAGGCCAGCGGCACCATGATCGTGGACATCGGCGGCGGCACGACCGAAGTCGCGGTAATCGCGCTCGGCGGCATCGTCGTCAGCACCTCGATCCGCACCGCCGGCGACGAGATGGACCAGGACATCATCGCCTACGCCCGCCAGGTGCATAACCTCTTGATCGGCGAACGCACCGCCGAAGATATCAAGGTCCACGCCGGCTCGGCCTATCCGCTCGAGCCGGAAGTGCAGGTGCAGATCCGCGGCCGTGACCTCGCCACCGGCCTGCCCAAGTCCGTCGACGTGAGCAGCGTCGAGATCCGTGATGCGCTCTCCGGTTCGATCAACGCGATCGTGGACGCGGTGCGCTCCACGATCGAGATCACGCCGCCTGAACTGATCGCCGACCTGATGGCGCACGGCATAGCCCTGGCCGGCGGCGGCGCCCTGCTGCGCGGCCTCGACCGGCGCCTCTCACAGGAGACGCGCTTCCCCGTCTACGTCGCGGAGGATCCGCTCACCTGCGTGGTGCGGGGCACCGGCGACGTGTTGGAAGAGACCGCGATGCTGGCCAAAGTGCAGGCGCGGCTGGCGCAGCGGAGGCCACCGCGATGA